In Rhinoderma darwinii isolate aRhiDar2 chromosome 9, aRhiDar2.hap1, whole genome shotgun sequence, the following are encoded in one genomic region:
- the LOC142660499 gene encoding carbohydrate sulfotransferase 6-like, with translation MVKIRIKGSVATGLLVLQTVFLLVLYSRQGIHFSDTDGKEKVHLLILSSWRSGSSFVGQIFSQHPDAFYLMEPAWHVWVTMYQNSAKVLNMAVRDLVRSVFLCDMSVFDSYMPQERNVSSLFQWAASRALCTVPACTSFPRDEITNEMSCKTLCGKYPFHNVEQACNLYSHVVIKEVRFFDLKVLYPLLTDPSLNLKILHLVRDPRAVAKSREQSRKALMRDNGIVLNTNGTKVDDSKYEVIQEICRSHVQIYETATYKTPSFLKDRYMLVRYEDVVRDPLREISEMYKFAELKLTNKLERWIYNITHGRSSGNKKEAFKITSRNAVNVSQAWRNVLSFEKVKKIQDVCKGAMNMLGYQLVDSETEQKDLNMEVVFPRKQYHFSWS, from the coding sequence ATGGTCAAGATAAGGATTAAAGGCTCCGTGGCGACAGGACTTCTAGTGCTTCAAACTGTATTTCTACTCGTTTTATACTCAAGACAGGGCATTCACTTCTCGGATACCGATGGCAAAGAGAAAGTCCACCTTCTCATCCTTTCCTCCTGGAGGTCAGGGTCTTCATTTGTTGGACAAATCTTCAGCCAGCATCCGGATGCCTTCTACTTGATGGAGCCTGCGTGGCATGTGTGGGTGACCATGTATCAGAACAGTGCCAAGGTTCTCAACATGGCAGTGAGGGACCTGGTAAGGTCGGTATTCCTGTGCGACATGTCTGTTTTTGACTCCTATATGCCACAAGAGAGGAACGTTTCTTCCCTCTTCCAGTGGGCCGCCAGCAGAGCCTTGTGTACAGTCCCGGCCTGCACGTCCTTTCCGCGCGATGAGATCACTAATGAGATGTCCTGTAAGACCCTCTGTGGAAAATATCCGTTTCACAACGTCGAACAGGCCTGCAACTTGTATAGTCATGTGGTTATAAAAGAGGTCCGCTTCTTCGACTTGAAAGTGTTGTATCCCCTTCTTACCGACCCTTCCCTGAACTTGAAGATCCTACATTTGGTCCGGGATCCTAGAGCCGTTGCAAAATCCCGGGAGCAGTCGAGAAAAGCGTTAATGAGAGACAACGGGATCGTCCTCAATACCAACGGGACAAAAGTGGATGACAGCAAGTATGAGGTGATCCAGGAAATCTGTAGAAGTCATGTCCAGATATATGAAACGGCGACCTACAAAACTCCCAGCTTCCTCAAGGACAGATACATGCTGGTGAGGTACGAGGATGTGGTTCGAGACCCCTTGCGGGAGATCTCAGAGATGTATAAATTTGCTGAACTGAAACTTACAAACAAGCTTGAGAGATGGATCTACAACATCACGCATGGTCGGAGTTCTGGAAACAAGAAGGAAGCCTTCAAAATCACGTCTCGTAATGCAGTCAACGTTTCTCAGGCCTGGAGGAACGTTCTTTCGTTCGAGAAAGTAAAAAAGATACAAGATGTATGTAAAGGGGCTATGAACATGCTAGGGTACCAACTTGTAGACTCCGAGACGGAGCAGAAAGACTTAAACATGGAAGTTGTGTTCCCCAGGAAACAGTATCACTTCAGTTGGTCTTAG